The Candidatus Omnitrophota bacterium genome contains a region encoding:
- a CDS encoding sensor domain-containing diguanylate cyclase, translating to MIKKVWAGLLARVTFLKKRPRRKPVYAVIFISAYLAVPIYFASVFCPRPFLLLFVFYLINAVVFAYLLHKHGVKNAFIQYRRQSSQEEINLQSYDNSRELQNQVALREKIRRYSNLKKVIEEINTSLTMESIAENLSESAFSYVGRSRGNCVLYVVDKQSHYLSLFKTKKEDKRMIIKTKQGDIFDHWVLRHTSPLFIEDISQDFRFDLNKFRKENDRPVGSLISAPLVSGNKFLGILRLDYPKPKFYSQDDLRFLVSICDLGALALENGELYQRTEDLAIHDGLTGVFTKGHFMELLKVECKRSIRHNRPFSLLMLDIDHFKDYNDKFGHAAGDIVLTNICRVITGHMTERGVVVSRFGGEEFCVVLPGCSKEQALQAAEALRRAVETARITLRRQDTNVTVSVGVATFLEDTSDEIELIMKADKAMYEAKQKGRNQVR from the coding sequence ATGATCAAGAAAGTATGGGCCGGGCTTTTGGCCCGGGTTACTTTCCTTAAAAAAAGACCCCGCCGCAAACCGGTTTACGCTGTAATATTCATTTCCGCTTACCTGGCCGTCCCGATATACTTTGCTTCCGTTTTCTGCCCGCGTCCATTCCTGTTATTATTCGTTTTTTACCTCATCAACGCGGTTGTTTTTGCGTATCTCCTGCATAAGCACGGCGTAAAGAACGCTTTTATCCAGTATCGCCGCCAGTCATCCCAGGAAGAGATCAACCTCCAGAGCTACGATAATTCCCGCGAGCTGCAGAACCAGGTGGCTTTACGCGAAAAGATCCGGCGTTATTCCAACCTGAAAAAAGTCATCGAAGAGATAAATACCAGCCTGACCATGGAATCCATAGCCGAGAATTTGAGCGAGAGCGCTTTTTCTTATGTCGGCCGCAGCCGGGGCAACTGCGTCTTATACGTAGTCGACAAACAAAGCCATTACCTCAGCCTCTTCAAGACAAAGAAAGAAGATAAGCGGATGATCATCAAGACCAAGCAGGGCGATATCTTCGACCATTGGGTCCTGCGGCATACCAGCCCCCTGTTTATCGAGGATATAAGCCAGGATTTCCGTTTTGACCTGAACAAGTTCAGGAAAGAGAACGACCGCCCGGTCGGCTCATTGATCAGCGCGCCTTTGGTCAGCGGGAACAAATTCCTGGGGATCCTGCGATTGGATTACCCTAAGCCAAAATTCTATTCCCAGGACGACCTGCGTTTCCTGGTGAGTATTTGCGACCTGGGCGCTTTGGCCCTGGAGAACGGCGAACTTTACCAGAGGACCGAAGACCTGGCCATACACGACGGGCTTACCGGCGTGTTCACCAAAGGCCATTTTATGGAGCTTTTGAAGGTGGAATGCAAGAGAAGCATCCGCCATAACCGGCCGTTCTCATTATTAATGCTCGATATCGACCATTTTAAAGATTACAACGATAAATTCGGCCACGCCGCCGGGGATATCGTTTTGACCAATATCTGCCGGGTGATCACCGGCCATATGACGGAGCGCGGGGTGGTGGTCAGCCGCTTCGGCGGCGAGGAATTTTGCGTGGTCCTGCCGGGATGCTCCAAGGAACAGGCGCTGCAGGCGGCGGAGGCTTTGCGCCGGGCAGTAGAAACCGCCAGGATAACTTTACGCAGGCAGGATACGAATGTCACGGTTTCCGTCGGGGTCGCCACTTTCCTTGAGGACACCTCGGATGAGATAGAATTGATAATGAAGGCGGATAAGGCGATGTACGAGGCCAAGCAAAAAGGCAGGAATCAGGTCAGGTAA
- a CDS encoding GGDEF domain-containing protein: protein MISVIILAALTVFLYFFHKRVLKNNLNRDMLDYENINNESARLRADYSLLQADNSRLKQALDETLALYEITKDICKTLEAGQVFAAFTEKVKKYLGFDDCKFIQSEAELSAYADYTALPLNIASKRIGYLLTKGIKEKDREKFNILAQQFILGIKRAILYQKVQELSTMDSLTGLFTRRYWFERSNEEIERSRKFGYPMCCMMLDIDRFKDFNDKYGHLVGDAILLAVSKTIRDNIRQIDLVGRYGGEEFTVILPETDIDGAQYVAERIRKTLDGSLIKAYDENLNVTISIGISIFPKDADNLGALIDKADRALYRAKESGRNKVCVDNPQD from the coding sequence ATGATAAGCGTAATTATACTCGCGGCGTTGACGGTGTTCCTGTATTTCTTCCATAAACGGGTTTTGAAGAATAACCTGAACCGGGATATGCTGGATTATGAGAATATCAATAATGAGAGCGCAAGATTGCGCGCGGATTATTCGCTCCTGCAGGCGGATAATTCCCGGCTGAAGCAGGCGCTTGATGAGACGCTGGCGTTGTATGAGATCACCAAGGATATCTGCAAGACCCTGGAGGCTGGACAGGTTTTTGCCGCATTTACCGAGAAGGTGAAGAAATACCTGGGGTTTGATGACTGTAAGTTCATCCAGAGCGAGGCGGAGCTTTCCGCTTATGCCGATTATACGGCCCTGCCTTTGAATATCGCCTCGAAAAGAATCGGCTATCTTTTGACCAAAGGGATAAAAGAAAAGGACCGGGAGAAATTCAATATCCTGGCCCAGCAGTTCATCCTGGGGATCAAGCGGGCTATCCTTTATCAGAAGGTCCAGGAACTGTCCACTATGGACAGCCTTACCGGGCTTTTTACCCGCAGGTACTGGTTCGAGCGCAGCAACGAAGAGATCGAGCGTTCACGAAAGTTCGGTTATCCGATGTGCTGTATGATGCTGGATATCGACCGCTTCAAGGATTTTAACGATAAATACGGCCACCTGGTAGGGGACGCTATATTGCTGGCTGTATCTAAGACGATAAGGGATAATATCCGCCAGATCGACCTGGTCGGCAGATACGGGGGGGAGGAATTCACCGTTATCCTGCCGGAGACAGATATCGACGGCGCCCAATACGTCGCCGAGCGTATCCGCAAGACGCTGGACGGGTCGCTGATAAAGGCTTATGATGAAAACCTTAATGTTACCATAAGCATCGGGATCTCCATATTTCCGAAGGACGCCGATAACCTGGGCGCATTGATCGATAAGGCTGACCGGGCTTTATACCGGGCCAAGGAATCCGGCAGGAATAAGGTTTGCGTGGATAATCCGCAAGATTAA
- a CDS encoding ROK family protein: MSKKYIIGIDLGGTNLKVALVGPDFKIKDRLVLSTADFNEKSGLIQAIIFAVTRIIASNQCAKSAVLGVGLGLPGPIDADKGLVHFFPNIPGWKEVYLKKILEQKIKLPVFIDNDANLMALAESRMGAAKGMRNAVCITLGTGVGGGIIIDNRLYRGSTFSAGEIGHMPVNEKGPDCNCSGFACLEAYIGNKKLLNHAKSAFGRQISLEELSRLSAKKNRKAVLIWERMAQRLGVVLSGIVNLLNPDCIVIGGGVANAGRIIFDQVKENILTRAMVVQAKHVKIVRARLGSDAGMIGAALLVKESV; this comes from the coding sequence ATGTCAAAAAAATACATAATCGGGATCGATCTTGGCGGGACCAATCTGAAGGTCGCTTTAGTCGGCCCGGATTTCAAGATAAAAGACCGCCTGGTCTTGAGCACCGCGGATTTTAATGAAAAGTCCGGGCTTATTCAGGCGATCATCTTTGCGGTAACCCGGATCATCGCCAGCAATCAATGCGCCAAGTCCGCTGTTTTAGGCGTAGGCTTAGGCCTGCCCGGACCGATAGACGCGGATAAAGGACTGGTGCATTTCTTCCCCAATATCCCGGGATGGAAAGAAGTCTATCTAAAAAAGATCCTCGAACAAAAGATCAAATTGCCTGTTTTTATAGACAATGACGCGAATCTTATGGCTTTGGCTGAGTCCCGGATGGGCGCTGCCAAAGGCATGCGCAACGCGGTCTGCATTACCTTGGGGACAGGTGTAGGCGGGGGCATCATTATTGATAACCGTCTTTACCGCGGTTCGACTTTTTCCGCCGGAGAAATCGGGCATATGCCTGTAAATGAAAAAGGCCCGGATTGCAATTGCTCGGGTTTTGCCTGCCTTGAGGCGTATATCGGCAACAAAAAACTGCTTAACCATGCCAAAAGCGCATTCGGCAGGCAGATATCGCTGGAAGAATTAAGCAGGTTATCCGCTAAGAAGAATAGAAAAGCGGTCCTGATCTGGGAGCGGATGGCGCAGCGGCTGGGCGTGGTATTGTCCGGCATCGTTAACCTGCTTAACCCGGATTGCATTGTTATCGGCGGAGGGGTGGCGAATGCCGGCAGGATAATTTTTGATCAGGTTAAAGAGAATATCCTTACCCGGGCAATGGTGGTCCAGGCTAAACATGTGAAGATAGTAAGAGCGAGATTAGGCTCTGACGCCGGAATGATCGGCGCGGCGCTCCTGGTCAAAGAATCCGTCTAA